The genomic stretch TTGAGCACCCACACCGCCGCGGCGAACAGCCCCAGCCCCACCGCGGGGGAAAGCCAGCGGAACGCGAGCGAGGCCAGCGACGCACGCTGCGGTGTCGGCTCCTGCGGCGAAGCAGCGGGCGAGGTCTGGGTATCCACGAAAAACGCTTGGAATGGCTCGTCAGAAGGGGCGGGGAATATGGTGCCGCCGCAAGGCCGCCGAAAGGCTGCCGGGCGAGGTTGCGTGCACCAGATAGAGCGCACGGTTCCGGTCCGCGCCGCACCATTCTGGTGCACATGGAGAGAGGTGGGGTGTGCGTAGAAACATCGGAAGCCGCCAGTCGGCAACGACTTGCGCGCGATGGGGTGAATGGTCCCGCGCTTGCCTTTCCACGGGGCGTCCCCACCACCGGCACTTGGCCCGCCGTGGTCCGTGCCCGGTCGACTCACCCACCCGGAGGAGAGTTCCATGCGCCGTTCCATCCCCCTCGCCGCGCTCGCCGCACTGAGCCTGGCCGCCTGTCAGGACGGGCCCGTGACCACCCCGGCCGCCGATGCGTCGCTGTCCGCGTCGGAAAACGCGCCCATCTACATCGTCACCTTCAAGCCCGGCGTCGACGTGGCCTCGGCCGCCGCCGACCTGGCCCGCGGCAACGGCTTCGCCGTGCGCTACCTGCGGCAGCATGCGGCGCCCGGCTTCTCGGCCGTCATTCCGCAGGGCCGGCTGGCCGCGGTGATGGCGGACCCGCGCGTGGACATCGTGAGCAAGGACGGGGTGGTTTCGCTGGACCTTCCGCAGGTGGCGGCCCGCCCGGGCGGCGGCGGCACCACGGGCCAGACGACCCCGTACGGCATCACCCGCGTGGGCGGCGCCGGCGACGGAACGGGCCGGACGGCGTGGATCATCGACAGCGGCATCGACCTGGCCCACACGGACCTGAACACCAGCCGCAACTGCCACACCTACTTCGCGGGCACCAGCCCGTCGGACGGCAACGGGCACGGCACGCACGTGGCCGGCACGGTGGCCGCCAAGAACAACAGCCAGGACGTCGTGGGCGTGGCGGCCAACGCCTACGTCTGCTCGGTCCGCGTGCTGGGCAACAGCGGCAGCGGCACCTGGGAAGGCGTCATCAACGGCATCAACTACGTGGCCGCCAACGGCGCCTCCGGCGACGTGGCCAACATGAGCCTGGGCGGCAGCGGCAGCAATGCGTCGCTGGAGAAGGCGGTGCAGGACGCCGCGGCCAAGGGCATCAAGATGGTGCTCGCCGCCGGCAACGACGGCGCCAACGCCGCCAACTTCACCCCCGCGCGCACCAACGGAAACAACATCTACACGATCTCCGCGGTCGACAGCAACGACTGCATGGCTTCGTGGAGCAACTGGGGCAACCCGCCGGTGGACTACGCCGCGCCGGGCGTGGGCATCCTGTCCACCAAGAAGGGTGGCGGCACCACCAGCATGAGCGGCACCTCGATGGCCGCCCCGCACGTGGCCGGCGTCCTGCTGATGGGCAGCATCCGCTCCAGCGGCTTCGCCAAGTGCGACCCCGACGGCAACGCGGACCCGATCGCCAGCCGCTAAGCCGGAGCGACGGCAGCCAGGGTCGGGAAGGTCACGACCCTGGGTTAGCGAGAGAGGCCGGCTCCGCATCGCGGGGCCGGCCTCTCTCGTTTCCGATGCTGCCTGATGACGCGCGTCAGCCGCCCCGCGTCCTCGGCCGCTCCCAGTCGCGGAGGTGGCCCAGCAGGTAGTCGATGCTGAACACGTGGCGCGAACCGTCGTCGTCCGCGCGGAACACGACCGACGACCAGCCGCGCATTCCCGTGGGCGTGTAGCGGCGTCCGTGCATCCACAGCTTCTGCCCGCTGATCGCGCGGATCAGCACGCGCTCGTAGCGGCTGCGGCTGAGCTCCGTCTCGGGGAACAGGTTGTCCCAGGTGCACAGCCGGCCCACGTCGTCGTACTCCGCCGGCCGCTCGTCCAGGTCCAGCAGCGACGGCGCGCGCCCCCGCATCACCGAGCCGATCAGCCGGAAGGTCCACGGGTCGCTGATGCGGCGGATGGGGTGCCAGAACGTCTTGGTGATCAGCCCCGCGATGCTCCGCAGGCTCAAGCTTCGCCCATCCGTCGTATCCCACACCGGCGAATCCACGTCCTGCGCGAACGGGTCCTGGCTGTAGCAGTCCTTGCGCGCCAGCCATCCCTTGCGCGACGTGTGCGGCATGGGCGTGTAGCCGGCGATCACCGGAATGTTGTGCTCCTCCAGCATCTCCAGCTCGAACGAGCGCCACTTCATCACCTCGCGAACGATCCCCACGATCAGCGTGCCCGTGGCGATCATCAGGCTGGCGCTGGGGGTGAAGTCCACCGTCACCTCGATGCGGTCGCCGCGCGGACGCACCCCCACGCCGCTGGACTGGCGGTTGGTGGCCAGCAGCATCACCGGCACGGGGAGGATGTAGGACAGCAGCAGCGCCAGCTTCTTCACCGTGCGGCTGCGCCCCTGCTCCTCGCGCGGAAGCTCGAACGACACGTTGTAGTGCGCGCTGAAGCCGGTCAGCCGCACGTCGCGCCCCTCGCGGCGCTCCCACTCGTCCAGCTCCTCGCGCAGGTACAGCACGCTTTCCCACAAGCTGCGCCCCGCGCGCGCCGCGCAGCCGCGGTCGATCTCGATCACCGGGGTGGCGACCTCGATGACCCCTGTGTCGAAGTACACGGCCCCGCCCGTGGGCAGGTGGTACGAGGTGCCCACGCGGTGCATCAGGTTGCCGCGCACGAAGGCGCGCGGGCTGCCGAACACGTCCTCCGGCCGCACCAGCTCGCCGTCCACGTGCACCTGGAACTCGGCCTCCATGCCGATGGCCGCCAGCTGCAGCCGGCCGCCGCCGCCTCCTGAACCGGCCGAGCGCGACTCGCCCTTGGCCGAAGCGATCTTCTTGGTATCGTCAGGCATCACGCCTCAGTCTCGCGGGTTTCGGTTTCGTCCGCGTCCCCGCCCTGCAACGGCTCCGCATCGTCGTCGTTCTCTTCGCTGGCCCCGTCGTGCGGCGCCAGGGTCACGTATCCCACGTCCAGGTGCAGGTGGTCGTCCGTTTCGCCCAGGCCGTGGCCGTACGGCAGGGCGAAGAACGCGGGCGACACTTCGCGCGCCAGCCGCGCGTACTTCGTAATGTTCTTCTCGTCGTCCAGCCAGTCGTCGCCCACGCGGTACAGGTTCACCGCCGTCCCCCAGAAGTGCGGGGAGGCGGGGCCGCTCAGGCGGTGCGCCGGCGAACGGTATCCCCCGTTGGCCGCCACGTGCACGTAGGTGTCCACCTCGGCCCGGAACACCTCCAGCGCGGCGGCCAGCAGCCCCACGGCCATCGGCAGGTAGCGCGGCCAGCGCAGGCGCTGAAGCTCGTGCTCGCGCACGTCCACGTTCAGGAACTCCCACACCTTGAAGTTGGGGGCCAGCTGCGTTTCCAGCGCCGCTTCCCACGAGGGCACCTCGTAGAACCAGCGCGGAAGCCGGCGCGCCTTGCCGTCGCGCCCCCGCACCAGTTGCCCCGGGCGCAGCACCTGCCGGTGCACGTCGTCCAGCGTCAGCCCGTCCACCACGCGAAGCCGGGGCATCAGTCCCCCTTCTCCGCCAGGTGTTCATAGATCGTGCGCGAGATGCGCGCGATGGTGTCCTTGCGCCCCGACGACCTGTCCTTGTCCCACTCCGTCAGCACCACCAGGGCGTACGGCTTGCGCCGGGGCAGGTACACGATGCCCGCGTCGTGCGCCACCGTGCTGATCTCCCCCGTCTTGTTGGCCACCCTGGCGTCTTCCGGGAGCCCCGCGGGAATGCCGCTGCGAAACTCCTGCGCGTGAAGGATCTCCAGCATCTTTTCCGATGCCTCGGCGCTGAACGCCTTGCGCTCTTCGATGGCCCGCAGCACGCGCAGCATGCCGTCGGCCGTGCACCGGTTGCTGATGTCGCGCTCGAAGGCGCGCTCGTCCTCCACCCCGCGCCGGAACTCCACCCCGTCGTCCAGGTTCAGGTCCGCCAGCGTCTTGCGCACCGCCTCGATGCCCACCACGTCGATCAGCAGGTTGGTGGCCAGGTTGCTGCTGGTGGTGATCATGTGGAACGCCAGGTCGCTCACCTTCATGGTCTTGCCGATGGCCTGCTGCACGTCGGCGTTGGCGTCGCGCGAGCTGCCCACGCGGAACGAGCTGCCGTCGGCCACGCTCAGAAAGCGGTTGCGGACGTGCACGCGGGCGTTCAGCGCCAGCTCGCCCCGGGCGATGGCGTCGAACACCCCCAGCAGCACGGGAACCTTGATGGTGCTGGCGGCGTGGAACCACTCGTCGCCGCGAAAGCTCCACGCCGTGCGCGTTTCGTAGTCGTGATACGCCACCGCCACCGAGAGCGCACCCGCGTCGTCGGCGATCTTGCGGACCTTGGTGCGCAAGGGGTCGTCGTCTTCCTTTCGGTCTTTCCTGGCTGCCATCGGGGTCGTGGCGGGTCGGCGGGCCGGCCGGTGATGTCCGGGCTGGCCCGGTCGTTCGAGAACCGCACCGGCCTTGCAGGTTGTACGCCAGCCAGGGGCACAGCCTGTGGTGAGCGGCGTTCATCTGCGGAGGGGGTTTCACGCGGAGGCGCGGAGATGAAAAGAGAGCCGCGGAGACCAGGAAGCGTCTCCGCGGCTCGTCCCTCGGCTTCCGGGATAGCTTCTCGCCTCCTACACGACCGGGTGCCCTGCGCGGGCGCGACGCACCCAGAGGAGAAGGGGGACCAGGAGCACGCCCGCGATCCCCCCCGCGGTGGCCAGGATCCGCCCCTCCGTCGGGGTGCCGCCGAACGCCGAGGCGCCCGCCTTCAGCACGCCGGAGACGCCCAGGACCAGCGTGGCCGCCACGACGGCGCTCATCACCACGTTCGTCGCGGGGCGGTTGATGCCGTCGTCGCCCATCAGTGCGCGGTCGTTCACCACCACCAGCAGGAACACCGCGGCAAAGGGCAGCACCACCCCGTTCAGCGCCTGCGCCAGGATGATGGCCGGGATGGGCGGCACGCCCGCCAGCCCGAACGCGGCCCCCACGGCCAGCACCCCCATCCACACGGCACGATATCGCGGCCCGCGCGGATGCCATCTGCCGGTCCCGTCCTCGAACAGGCTTCCCGCGGTCACCGCCGCCGCCAGGGGAGCGGTGATGGCCGACGAGAAGCCCGCCGCGAACAATCCCCACGCGAACATTGCCCCCGCCCATCCGCCCAGCCGCCCCGACAGCATCGCCGACACCGCCTCGTAGCTGAAGGTGCCGCGCAGCCCCGCGCCCGCGACGAGGATCCCCATGGAGATCAGTCCGCCCAGCACCACGGCCACCGTCA from Longimicrobium sp. encodes the following:
- a CDS encoding serine hydrolase yields the protein MAARKDRKEDDDPLRTKVRKIADDAGALSVAVAYHDYETRTAWSFRGDEWFHAASTIKVPVLLGVFDAIARGELALNARVHVRNRFLSVADGSSFRVGSSRDANADVQQAIGKTMKVSDLAFHMITTSSNLATNLLIDVVGIEAVRKTLADLNLDDGVEFRRGVEDERAFERDISNRCTADGMLRVLRAIEERKAFSAEASEKMLEILHAQEFRSGIPAGLPEDARVANKTGEISTVAHDAGIVYLPRRKPYALVVLTEWDKDRSSGRKDTIARISRTIYEHLAEKGD
- a CDS encoding S8 family serine peptidase, with product MRRSIPLAALAALSLAACQDGPVTTPAADASLSASENAPIYIVTFKPGVDVASAAADLARGNGFAVRYLRQHAAPGFSAVIPQGRLAAVMADPRVDIVSKDGVVSLDLPQVAARPGGGGTTGQTTPYGITRVGGAGDGTGRTAWIIDSGIDLAHTDLNTSRNCHTYFAGTSPSDGNGHGTHVAGTVAAKNNSQDVVGVAANAYVCSVRVLGNSGSGTWEGVINGINYVAANGASGDVANMSLGGSGSNASLEKAVQDAAAKGIKMVLAAGNDGANAANFTPARTNGNNIYTISAVDSNDCMASWSNWGNPPVDYAAPGVGILSTKKGGGTTSMSGTSMAAPHVAGVLLMGSIRSSGFAKCDPDGNADPIASR